Proteins encoded by one window of Bactrocera oleae isolate idBacOlea1 chromosome 4, idBacOlea1, whole genome shotgun sequence:
- the LOC118682138 gene encoding odorant receptor 74a isoform X1: protein MRYLPISYHKPLLPNGRHPPIDWQIYGFLCANCWPLAALITKTRYIVDIMVIIMQFMSESMVLIGEAVVMHDNLDNISFVCTVLAPNLILFEMMLRVYNIIYSRNSFRTHIEEFYNKIYIQRSWKPEVFEKIRRQQLPTKYSTFTFIITLVTYVYVPVSGLFKNERLLPFPINFGFDYTVPWPRYLVFLAMSMWTGFAVVGPLIAEANILAMQILHLNGRYSLLLDDLRNISRESIVEHKNCKGKDNMLITQRFRFRLYEIIRRNVELNDFAKSMQKQYSFRVFVMLALSATLLCVLGFLTATLGLTLKNIRFVSWIIGKVVELLIFGRLGTTLSTTTDELSTSYYCCDWEDIILYSTNTEENKKLMKLIALAIHLNSKPFRLTGLNFSVVNYETVVAILRGAGSYFTVIYAYR from the exons ATGCGTTATCTACCGATAAGCTACCATAAACCTTTACTACCAAATGGGCGCCATCCGCCGATCGACTGGCAAATCTACGGGTTTTTATGCGCGAATTGTTGGCCACTCGCGGCGTTAATTACGAAAACCCGTTACATCGTCGATATAATGGTGATCATTATGCAGTTTATGTCCGAGAGCATGGTTCTAATTGGCGAAGCTGTAGTCATGCATGACAATTTAGATAACATCAGCTTTGTCTGTACTGTCTTGGCACCGaatttgatattatttgaaatgatGCTGCGCGTTTATAATATTATCTATAGCCGCAATAGTTTTCGAACACACATTGAGGAGTTTTACAACAAGATCTATATACAACG CAGCTGGAAACCGGAGGTTTTCGAGAAAATACGCCGCCAACAATTGCCCACCAAGTATTCGACGTTCACCTTTATTATTACACTGGTGACCTATGTTTATGTGCCGGTAAGCGGTTTATTCAAAAATGAGCGCTTGCTACCTTTTCCCATCAACTTTGGTTTTGACTATACTGTGCCTTGGCCGCGTTATTTAGTATTTCTCGCTATGTCGATGTGGACAGGTTTCGCTGTTGTGGGTCCCTTGATCGCCGAAGCCAATATATTGGCCATGCAGATATTACATTTGAATGGTCGCTATTCATTGTTACTAGATGATTTACGCAATATTTCTAGGGAATCCATTGTCGAGCATAAGAATTGCAAAGGGAAAGATAATATGTTAATTACGCAACGTTTTCGTTTCCGTTTATACGAAATTATTCGTCGAAATGTGGAGTTGAATGACTTCGCCAAGTCAATGCAGAAGCAGTACTCATTTCGTGTGTTCGTTATGTTGGCCTTGAGTGCGACTTTGTTGTGTGTTTTGGGATTTTTAACAGCAACG CTCGGGCTAACTTTGAAGAATATTAGATTCGTAAGTTGGATAATTGGAAAGGTGGTTGAATTGCTGATCTTTGGACGCTTGGGCACAACACTTTCGACAACA ACAGACGAATTGAGCACGTCGTATTATTGCTGTGATTGGGAGGATATTATACTTTATTCAACTAACACAGAGGAGAACAAGAAATTGATGAAACTTATAGCATTGGCGATACATTTAAATAGTAAGCCTTTTCGTTTAACTGGTCTTAATTTCTCCGTCGTTAATTATGAAACAGTGGTAGCG ATTCTCAGAGGCGCAGGTTCCTACTTTACAGTTATTTATGCCTATAGATAA
- the LOC118682138 gene encoding odorant receptor 74a isoform X2: MRYLPISYHKPLLPNGRHPPIDWQIYGFLCANCWPLAALITKTRYIVDIMVIIMQFMSESMVLIGEAVVMHDNLDNISFVCTVLAPNLILFEMMLRVYNIIYSRNSFRTHIEEFYNKIYIQRWKPEVFEKIRRQQLPTKYSTFTFIITLVTYVYVPVSGLFKNERLLPFPINFGFDYTVPWPRYLVFLAMSMWTGFAVVGPLIAEANILAMQILHLNGRYSLLLDDLRNISRESIVEHKNCKGKDNMLITQRFRFRLYEIIRRNVELNDFAKSMQKQYSFRVFVMLALSATLLCVLGFLTATLGLTLKNIRFVSWIIGKVVELLIFGRLGTTLSTTTDELSTSYYCCDWEDIILYSTNTEENKKLMKLIALAIHLNSKPFRLTGLNFSVVNYETVVAILRGAGSYFTVIYAYR; this comes from the exons ATGCGTTATCTACCGATAAGCTACCATAAACCTTTACTACCAAATGGGCGCCATCCGCCGATCGACTGGCAAATCTACGGGTTTTTATGCGCGAATTGTTGGCCACTCGCGGCGTTAATTACGAAAACCCGTTACATCGTCGATATAATGGTGATCATTATGCAGTTTATGTCCGAGAGCATGGTTCTAATTGGCGAAGCTGTAGTCATGCATGACAATTTAGATAACATCAGCTTTGTCTGTACTGTCTTGGCACCGaatttgatattatttgaaatgatGCTGCGCGTTTATAATATTATCTATAGCCGCAATAGTTTTCGAACACACATTGAGGAGTTTTACAACAAGATCTATATACAACG CTGGAAACCGGAGGTTTTCGAGAAAATACGCCGCCAACAATTGCCCACCAAGTATTCGACGTTCACCTTTATTATTACACTGGTGACCTATGTTTATGTGCCGGTAAGCGGTTTATTCAAAAATGAGCGCTTGCTACCTTTTCCCATCAACTTTGGTTTTGACTATACTGTGCCTTGGCCGCGTTATTTAGTATTTCTCGCTATGTCGATGTGGACAGGTTTCGCTGTTGTGGGTCCCTTGATCGCCGAAGCCAATATATTGGCCATGCAGATATTACATTTGAATGGTCGCTATTCATTGTTACTAGATGATTTACGCAATATTTCTAGGGAATCCATTGTCGAGCATAAGAATTGCAAAGGGAAAGATAATATGTTAATTACGCAACGTTTTCGTTTCCGTTTATACGAAATTATTCGTCGAAATGTGGAGTTGAATGACTTCGCCAAGTCAATGCAGAAGCAGTACTCATTTCGTGTGTTCGTTATGTTGGCCTTGAGTGCGACTTTGTTGTGTGTTTTGGGATTTTTAACAGCAACG CTCGGGCTAACTTTGAAGAATATTAGATTCGTAAGTTGGATAATTGGAAAGGTGGTTGAATTGCTGATCTTTGGACGCTTGGGCACAACACTTTCGACAACA ACAGACGAATTGAGCACGTCGTATTATTGCTGTGATTGGGAGGATATTATACTTTATTCAACTAACACAGAGGAGAACAAGAAATTGATGAAACTTATAGCATTGGCGATACATTTAAATAGTAAGCCTTTTCGTTTAACTGGTCTTAATTTCTCCGTCGTTAATTATGAAACAGTGGTAGCG ATTCTCAGAGGCGCAGGTTCCTACTTTACAGTTATTTATGCCTATAGATAA